The Primulina eburnea isolate SZY01 chromosome 8, ASM2296580v1, whole genome shotgun sequence genome contains a region encoding:
- the LOC140837932 gene encoding uncharacterized protein, with protein MDDMFTRWAPRGRPHRNRPEVTNLHHYRVDLFYGVIDIQLQELNHRFSEAGIELLLCVACLCPQNSFVAFDKKKLMQLAEFYPQDFSRFDLLMLDDQLETYICDMRFNKAFQGLKGLDDLSEKLVMSKKNMVYPLVYKLLTFALILPVATASVERVFSAMKIVKDRLRSRMSDDWMNDSLIVYVEKEIFLTIDNEAIVKRFQNMKTRKEQL; from the coding sequence ATGGATGATATGTTCACACGTTGGGCACCACGTGGTCGTCCCCATCGTAATCGACCAGAAGTGACAAATTTGCATCACTATCGTGTGGATTTATTCTATGGTGTTATTGATATACAGCTTCAAGAGTTAAATCATCGTTTCTCAGAGGCAGGTATAGAGTTACTACTTTGTGTAGCTTGTTTGTGTCCACAAAACTCTTTTGTGGCTTTTGACAAGAAAAAATTGATGCAACTAGCTGAGTTTTATCCACAAGATTTCTCAAGATTTGATCTCCTTATGCTTGATGATCAACTTGAAACTTATATATGTGATATGCGTTTTAACAAAGCATTTCAAGGATTAAAAGGACTTGATGATCTTTCAGAGAAGTTAGTTATGTCAAAGAAAAATATGGTGTATCCGCTGGTTTATAAGCTTTTGACATTTGCATTAATTCTACCAGTTGCGACTGCGAGTGTAGAGAGAGTGTTTTCTgccatgaaaattgtgaaagacAGGTTGCGCAGTCGAATGAGTGATGATTGGATGAATGATAGTCTCATTGTCTATGTAGAGAAAGAGATATTCCTAACAATTGATAATGAAGCTATCGTAAAGAGGTTTCAAAATATGAAGACTCGAAAAGAACAATTGTAA